In the genome of Agromyces sp. CF514, the window CAAGTCTGCGACGCACGAGCGCGAGGTGGCCGCGCTGCTGCGCCAGGTCGATGCCGGCACGGCGATCCCGCTCGTGCTCGTCGACGGCGACGAGATCATCGGGCGGGTCAACCTCTCTGACCTCGTGCGCGGCGCGTTCCAGAACGCGCACCTCGGCTACTGGATCGACGGCGAGCGCACCGGCGAGGGGCTGGCGACGATGGCCGTCGGGGTGGCGCTGCACGCGGCTCGCGACGCCGGGCTGCACCGGGTACAGGCCGGCACCCTCGTGCACAACGAGGCGTCGCAGGCGGTGCTCGCGCGCAACGGGTTCGAGCGCTTCGGGCTCGCCCCGCGGTACCTGCGCATCGCGGGCCGGTGGCAGGACCACGTGCTCTTCCAGCGCCTGCTCGAGGACTGATCGGCGCCGAAGCACTCGACCACGGCGTTCGCAGCAGCGTAATATGTCACCCATTACATAGTGGAGCCGAAGGAGAATCCCCACGATGAACGAACCGGGCACGCTCACGCACGAGCACGCCGACGCCGCGCCAGCAGCAGCCTCCATGCCGACGCCCGAGGCGCGCGATCCGCGCCTGCCGCGCCTGCGCGAGGTGCCCGCGTTCCTCGAGTACATGGCGACCGGGTGGGAGGCTCCCGACCGCACGCCACCCGTCGAACCCGGCGTCGCCGCGGCAACCGCCGCCCATCGGGCGCGCCTGAGCGCCGCGCTGCCCGGCCGCACCATCGTCGTCGAGTCCGGCCGCGCGCCCGTGCGCGCGAACGACACGTACTACGGCTTCCGGCCCGACAGCGACTTCTTCTGGCTGAGCGGATGCGACGCCGAAGACGCCGTCGTCGTGCTGACGCCCGCGGGGTCGGGCCACGACGCCACCCTGTTCGTGCCGTCGCCCGCCTACCCTGGCGACCCCGACTTCTTCGCGAACGCCGCGCACGGCGAGCTCTGGGTCGGATCCGCGCCCGGCGCGTCAGACTGGGCCGCCGCCCTCGACGTCGAGGTGCAGCCGCTCGAGCGGCTGGCCGACCTCGTGCGGCCGAGCGACGACGTGCTGCGGTTCGGCACGGCGAACTCGGAGCATGCGGCCCTCCGCGGTATCCGCCGCTCACCTGAGCTCGGCCGAGTGCTCGCCGAGCTCCGCATGATCAAGGACGACTGGGAGGTCGGCGAGCTGCGCCGCGCGGTCGACGCGACGGTCGAGGGGTTCCGCAGCGTCATCCGCGAGATCCCGAACGCGATCGAGTGGGGCGGCGAGCGCTGGCTGCAGGGCACGTTCGACCGGCACGCCCGCACGTTCGGCAACGGCCCGGGCTACTCGACGATCGTCGGATCGGCCGAGCACGCGCCGACCCTGCACTGGGTGCGCTGCGACGGCCCGGTGAAGCGCGACGAGCTGCTGCTGCTCGACATGGGCGTGGAGGCGCGCAGCCTCTACACGGCCGACGTCACGCGCACGTTCCCGGCCTCCGGAACGTTCAGCACCGCCCAGCGCGAGGTGCACGACCTGGTCGAGCGTTCGCACCGCGCCGGGCTCGCCGCCGTCGGCCCGGGCCGCCAGTGGAGCGACTTCCACACCGCCTCGATGGAGGTCATCGCGCATGGCCTCGCCGACTGGGGGCTGCTGCCAGTGTCGGTCGACGAGGCGCTCTCGCCCGAGGGGCAGCACCACCGCCGCTACCTGGTGTGCGGCGTCGGCCACCACCTCGGGCTCGACGTGCACGACTGCGCGCACTCGAGCTACGAGGCGTACCAGCAGGCCCCGATGGCACCCGGCATGGTGCTGACCGTCGAGCCCGGCCTCTACTTCCACGCGTTCGACACGACCCTGCCGCCCGAGCTGCGCGGCATCGGTGTTCGCCTCGAGGACGACATCCTGGTCACGGCCACCGGTTCCGAGGTGCTGTCGGCGGCGCTGCCGATCGACGCGGCCGGCATTGAGCAGTGGATGCGGACGCAGTGACCGAGATCCGCCCCGTCGAGCAGCAGCTGAGCCTTCGCGCACGCGTCGAGCAGGCGCTGTCGGCGGCGATCATCTCAGGCGAGCTCGCGCCCGGCGAACTGCTCACGGTGCCGACGCTCGCCGCACGGTTCGACGTGTCGGCCACGCCCGTGCGCGAGGCGATGCTCGATCTCGAGAGCCGCGGATTCGTCGAGCCCGTGCGCAACAAGGGCTTCCGCGTCACGACCGTGAGCCCCGAGGTGCTGCGCGAGATCGTCGAGGTGCGCCAACTGCTCGAGCCACCCGCAATGGAGGAGCTCGCGCGACGGTTCCCGGCCGACGAGCTGCCCGCCCTGACGGCGCTCGCCGAGCGCATCGTCGACGGTGCCCGCACCGGCGACCTGCGCACGTACCTCGAGTCCGACCTCGAGTTCCACCTCGCGCTCACCAGGCTGCTCGGCAACCGGCTGCTCGTCGAGACGGTCGCCGACCTGCGCTCGCGCACCCGGCTGGTCGGGCTCTCGGACATGCTCGAGACGAAGGCGCTCGACGAATCCGCGGCCGAGCACCTCGAGCTGCTGCGGCACCTCGCCGACGGCGACGCCGCGGCCGCGCGCGACCTCATGCACCGTCACATCCACCACACGCTGGGCTGGTGGGCGGGTAACCCCGAAGGGGAGTAGGCGCGGTCGGCGCGTCGCGATGAAGCGGTATGCGGATGCCGCGGCACGGCCATTCGCGTCAGGTCGCCGGTCGTGGCGACACCGCGTGAACCTGTTGCCCCTGCGGTCGTTCGCTCGTTCGCTCGTTCGCTCGTTCGCTAGGAGCCGCTGATCGCTCGGGCCAACGCTTCGGGATCTGCGCCCGGAGGAAGGGCGATCACAGCGGTGTCGCCCTGCATCGGCTCCACCACGGTGACGGCCGACAGCACGTCGTCGCCGACCTTGATCACCAAGCGTGCGGTGCCGGCGGATTCGGCGGCCTCGGCCGTCAGCGCCTCGAAGACCTGTGCGCCGTCCTCGTCGAACTTCACGTCGACCGCATCGGTGCTGCCATCCGAAACAGCTTCTGCCGTTTCGACGCCGGCTCGTACGAAGTCTGCATCGACGATCAGGACGTACTCGCCGTTCACCGAAACGCACTCCGGCGCGGATCCCGAGGTGCAGGTCTGCGCGACGGCCATCTCGAGCCCGCCTTCGCCGCCCGCTGGGCTGCCCTCTCCCGAACCGTCGCCTGCGGAGCATCCGCTCATCGCCAGAATGAGGAGCCCGACGGCTGACAGCCTGCAGACCTGGGAACCCATCGACGCTCCTTCTCGAGCCCTGTTCCGAGCTCTCTCGCTGAAAGAGCAAGGCTACCGTCGCGGCCGCGTCGGGGCTCGATTGTCGCAGAGCGGGATCCGTCTGCCGCGGTGTCGTCAGCCGTCGAAGACCTCACCGCTCGCGAATGCTGCATCCTCTGGCAGCTGGTCGACGAGAGCGTCGGGGCACTCCGTGAAGATGGTGCGGGTCGCTGACTTCTGCGCGGGGTCGAGTTCGGACGTGATGCCGTAACAGGTGTACACCTGGCTCGGGCCGTCGTAAGTACGTCCGTCCTCGGTCGGGACATCGGGGCGCGGTCCCGACGTGATGAACACGGAGAACCGTGCCGTGGAGTCGGTCCATGACATGTCGTACAGCGCGACTCCACCCGACCTCAGGTCGGGGATCGTTTCGGCCGTTCCGTCCCAGCGGCTACCGCCGAGGCCGGCAAGGTACTCCTCGGGGTCGTGGCTTGATGGGGCATGGAACGCCAGCGGATCCTCGAAGTCGGCGACTTGCCGCCAGAGTACGCCGTCTATCCCGCTGTCAGCGCCCCGGTACTCGACGGGGTCACTACACCCGCAGAGCGCCGCGACGGTTGCGACAGCGCCTATGACCGACATCGTCCGAGCAGCCCTGTGGTTCGTCACGCGAGCGGACTCCCAACTCCTCGTGGCCGTGCTTTCGGCGGCCCAGTCCCGATGGCCTCGGAAGCCGATCAGCTTCGGGCACGTGCGTGCCGTCAGTCCGATCGGGTCATGCGGATGGTAAGTGCGGTGCTGCCCGGACGGAAATCGCCAGCCAGACGGATGAAGTTTCGGTGGCTGATCCAGCCATGCTCGCGCGATTCGGCGTGGCTGACCGTTTCGACGAACAGTTCGAACCTCCGCTCGCCCCTCTCTCGGGCCAGCCATGCAAGTACTTCCTCGACTGAATCCGCTCCACTGATTCGCTGCGGATCATGCTGGGCCGCCTGCTCGACGTCATCTCCAGTCCAGAAGCAGACCCAGTACACCGATGCGTCTTGCTGCTGCGCTTCGAAGAACGACTCGTCCCATTCGGCCCGCATGCGACTCCTCTCCTGCAGGCTACGACGCTATCGCCGAGCGCATGTTTCGGCCACACATGAGCAGGCACACCCGGCTCCGCGGTTCGGATCGGTGCGGACTACCGTCTCCTGCTGCCGCCCATGCCCGGAACGGAGGTGACCTGTCTCATCCATGCGGCGATCTGACCCCGGTCCATGTCTGCTTTCGTGCGGAATTCCACGCCCCGCGTCGCCTTGCCCATTCCCACCGGGACCACCGGCGGCACCGGATCGAGCAGCGTCGCTCCGTTGATGAACATGAGCTTCACGTCGCCGGCGAAGCCGCCACAGCTGAAGCACCACCCCTCGCCGACTCCGTAGTAGGCCATCCCCCACTTCACCGCCCTGTGGAGGTTGGGCAGCGTCTCGGCAGCCAGCACATCGACGGCCTCGGCGATGCCACGCTGTGGTTGCGGGAGACTGGCGATGTAGGCGAACACCGGCTCATCTCCCACGGCCGCCTTCGCGGGGCTCGCCCTCCCGGTCATGGCCTCCGGCAACTCGAAGTCCGGCCGGACTTCCGTTGCGTCGTCTGGAACGCCTGCGCCCTTCTCGCTGCTGGCCATTTCGAACCCCGCCTCGCTCCGGATCTCCCATCCGATACGTGACAAGGTACAGATGCGGCGGAAGGCGCACCACCGAATGGTGGGAACGCGCCAGAGCACATGTCGGGTTCATGGCCTGTGACGTGCGACTCAGGCTGGGGAAACTCGCCTCACCGCTCGAGGAGGGTGAACCTGAACGCGGCGAACCCGTCGATCGGCAGGATGCTGACTGCTGAGAAGCCTGCTTCGCGCGCATAGCGTTCGAGGGTCGCGCGTCGCATGACGGTGCCGGTCGCCACGGAGCCCGGTGTCGACATCGAGTCGGGGAGGCAGATCAGCAGGCTGTATCCGTACATCACCCGCTCGGTTGCGTCACCGGGAGGCGAGAACGTCTCGGCGACGGCTTCGTCCATCACGACGACGACCCCATCAGGTCGGACCGCGCGCCTGATCGAGGAGAGCACGGCCACGGGGTCCGGCATGTCGTGCAATGCCTCGAACACGAACGCGGCGTCGTAGCGGTCTTCGCCCTCGTCGGCGAGCTGCTCTCCTCGGAGCTCGGAGAATGTCACGTTCTCGAGCCCTGCGGCATGTTCGTGCGCCGCCTCGATGGAGGGGGCATCGATGTCGAACCCGTCGACGATCGCGTCGGGGTATGCCCTGGCGAGCGCGATCGTCGACCATCCGTGCCCACACGCGACGTCGGCGATTCCGGCATCCGGTCGGGAGAGCACCTCATGCACGCGTGGGACGGATGCGAGCGCGTTCGCAAGCTCATTCTCGAACCACGGGCGATTGATATCGCCCTGACCGTCGCGCACGGCAGCGCCGAACGCCGCCCACGGAACCCCTCGACCCGACCGGTAGGCGTCCGCGAGGTCGGGCATGCGCAGCGCGACCGCGGCGAACATGTCCGCCAGCGGCGCGGAGTACCCGAGCGAAGCGCGGTCGGTGAGCACCTCGGCCTGCGCGGCCGGCAGACGAAACTTCAGGTCGTCGTCCTCGCCGCCGCCTTCGACGTCGAGGATGCCCGCAGTCGCCTGCTGCTCGAGCCACTCGCGCGCGTACCGCTGATCGATGCCCGTTCGCGCGGAGAGCTCGGCCGCCGTGGCCGGCGCACCCCGGAGCGCCGCGTAGAGCCCGAGGCTGGAACCGATGTGGATGGACAGCGTCTCCATCCCACCGAGGAACCGGTCGAACACCCACCCCGCGAATTCCTCGACCTGCTGCTCATCGGCCGTGTCGTCGTCGCGATCCACCGTGTCGTCCATCGCGCACCCCCTGGTCGATATGACGGCATCGACCAGCGACATGCTAGAACTCGCACTCTCCATCCACCAGACATTCGGTGCCAGCCCACCCACGGGCGTCGACCAGGCGGCCCGGATGCGGATCCCTTACCGCGAACTCACATCGATGCTGACTCCCGCCAGCGGCGATACCCGGGAAGAGCCTTGGCACGCCCCTACTGATCGGATAAGCGATGGCTCCCTGCAAGATACGTCGCAGCGGCTTCCTCCTCGAGCTGGCGCATTTCTTCGTTTGAGAGCGGAGCGAACTCATCGCTCTTCACACCACTAATCGACACGCCAGTGGAGGTTCTTGCAGCCAAGACCCCGCCCTCCATCCATTCAGACGTAAACAGATTTGGCGGGTCCGCAAAGGGAAGGCCTTCACTGCCGAGCCAAGCAACCCTCGCGCCAGCCGACAAAAGTGCTTGAAGCCAGCGATCAATCTCCGCCAACGTGGCGC includes:
- a CDS encoding DUF1801 domain-containing protein, with protein sequence MASSEKGAGVPDDATEVRPDFELPEAMTGRASPAKAAVGDEPVFAYIASLPQPQRGIAEAVDVLAAETLPNLHRAVKWGMAYYGVGEGWCFSCGGFAGDVKLMFINGATLLDPVPPVVPVGMGKATRGVEFRTKADMDRGQIAAWMRQVTSVPGMGGSRRR
- a CDS encoding GNAT family N-acetyltransferase, producing the protein MLEPVELDGGVVVRALAAGDGPALAAAYRRNREHLAPWEPERAESFFKSATHEREVAALLRQVDAGTAIPLVLVDGDEIIGRVNLSDLVRGAFQNAHLGYWIDGERTGEGLATMAVGVALHAARDAGLHRVQAGTLVHNEASQAVLARNGFERFGLAPRYLRIAGRWQDHVLFQRLLED
- a CDS encoding bifunctional 2-polyprenyl-6-hydroxyphenol methylase/3-demethylubiquinol 3-O-methyltransferase UbiG, whose translation is MDDTVDRDDDTADEQQVEEFAGWVFDRFLGGMETLSIHIGSSLGLYAALRGAPATAAELSARTGIDQRYAREWLEQQATAGILDVEGGGEDDDLKFRLPAAQAEVLTDRASLGYSAPLADMFAAVALRMPDLADAYRSGRGVPWAAFGAAVRDGQGDINRPWFENELANALASVPRVHEVLSRPDAGIADVACGHGWSTIALARAYPDAIVDGFDIDAPSIEAAHEHAAGLENVTFSELRGEQLADEGEDRYDAAFVFEALHDMPDPVAVLSSIRRAVRPDGVVVVMDEAVAETFSPPGDATERVMYGYSLLICLPDSMSTPGSVATGTVMRRATLERYAREAGFSAVSILPIDGFAAFRFTLLER
- a CDS encoding GntR family transcriptional regulator — translated: MTEIRPVEQQLSLRARVEQALSAAIISGELAPGELLTVPTLAARFDVSATPVREAMLDLESRGFVEPVRNKGFRVTTVSPEVLREIVEVRQLLEPPAMEELARRFPADELPALTALAERIVDGARTGDLRTYLESDLEFHLALTRLLGNRLLVETVADLRSRTRLVGLSDMLETKALDESAAEHLELLRHLADGDAAAARDLMHRHIHHTLGWWAGNPEGE
- a CDS encoding aminopeptidase P family protein; this encodes MNEPGTLTHEHADAAPAAASMPTPEARDPRLPRLREVPAFLEYMATGWEAPDRTPPVEPGVAAATAAHRARLSAALPGRTIVVESGRAPVRANDTYYGFRPDSDFFWLSGCDAEDAVVVLTPAGSGHDATLFVPSPAYPGDPDFFANAAHGELWVGSAPGASDWAAALDVEVQPLERLADLVRPSDDVLRFGTANSEHAALRGIRRSPELGRVLAELRMIKDDWEVGELRRAVDATVEGFRSVIREIPNAIEWGGERWLQGTFDRHARTFGNGPGYSTIVGSAEHAPTLHWVRCDGPVKRDELLLLDMGVEARSLYTADVTRTFPASGTFSTAQREVHDLVERSHRAGLAAVGPGRQWSDFHTASMEVIAHGLADWGLLPVSVDEALSPEGQHHRRYLVCGVGHHLGLDVHDCAHSSYEAYQQAPMAPGMVLTVEPGLYFHAFDTTLPPELRGIGVRLEDDILVTATGSEVLSAALPIDAAGIEQWMRTQ